The Geodermatophilaceae bacterium NBWT11 genome has a segment encoding these proteins:
- a CDS encoding TIGR00730 family Rossman fold protein has product MRIAVFTGSQAGPPSHQHAATAFAESLARAGVGIVYGGGKVGMMGTVADAALAAGGEVVGVIPQHLVDDELAHPELTDLRVVSSMHERKAAMADLADAFVALPGAAGTLEELFEAWTWGMLGLHAKPTLLLDVDDFWQPLLTQLHRMVDDGYLDGRRLDALGVVHTADGLLEFVERYEHPQRKWTRPAQG; this is encoded by the coding sequence ATGCGCATCGCCGTCTTCACCGGGTCCCAGGCCGGGCCGCCGTCCCACCAGCACGCGGCCACCGCGTTCGCCGAGTCCCTGGCCCGCGCCGGGGTCGGCATCGTCTACGGCGGCGGCAAGGTGGGGATGATGGGCACGGTCGCGGACGCCGCGCTGGCCGCCGGCGGCGAGGTGGTCGGGGTCATCCCGCAGCACCTGGTGGACGACGAACTGGCCCACCCCGAGCTGACCGACCTGCGGGTGGTGTCCTCGATGCACGAGCGCAAGGCGGCGATGGCCGACCTCGCCGACGCCTTCGTCGCGCTGCCCGGCGCGGCCGGCACGCTCGAGGAGCTCTTCGAGGCCTGGACCTGGGGGATGCTCGGCCTGCACGCCAAGCCGACCCTGCTGCTGGACGTCGACGACTTCTGGCAGCCGCTGCTCACCCAGCTGCACCGCATGGTCGACGACGGCTACCTCGACGGCCGCCGGCTCGACGCCCTCGGCGTGGTGCACACCGCCGACGGGCTGCTGGAGTTCGTCGAGCGGTACGAGCACCCGCAGCGGAAGTGGACCCGCCCGGCTCAGGGCTGA
- a CDS encoding amidohydrolase, which translates to MDLENLVAIDVHTHVHADTHGHFALDDELNAAAAKYFKGDPYDPTVPDIAADYRSRNMAAVVFTVDIEHATGHPALSNEEIADLAAQHPDVLIPFGSVDPARGAKGIALARKLVEQHGVRGFKFHPSIQAFEPNDRAVYPLYEELQSLGVPALFHTGQTGIGAGLPGGRGIKLRYSDPMLLDDVAADFPGLTIIMAHPSVPWQDAAISIATHKANVYIDLSGWSPKYFPPQLVKAANGRLKRKVLFGSDYPLLKPDRWMADFSTLEMKPEVVPLIMKENAIVALGLR; encoded by the coding sequence CTGGACCTGGAGAACCTGGTCGCCATCGACGTGCACACCCACGTGCACGCCGACACCCACGGCCACTTCGCACTGGACGACGAGCTCAACGCTGCTGCCGCGAAGTACTTCAAGGGCGACCCCTACGACCCGACCGTCCCGGACATCGCCGCGGACTACCGCAGCAGGAACATGGCCGCGGTCGTCTTCACCGTCGACATCGAGCACGCCACCGGGCACCCGGCGCTGTCCAACGAGGAGATCGCCGACCTCGCCGCGCAGCACCCCGACGTGCTCATCCCGTTCGGCTCGGTCGACCCCGCGCGCGGGGCCAAGGGCATCGCGCTGGCCCGGAAGCTGGTCGAGCAGCACGGGGTCCGCGGGTTCAAGTTCCACCCGTCGATCCAGGCCTTCGAGCCCAACGACCGCGCGGTGTACCCGCTGTACGAGGAACTGCAGAGCCTCGGCGTCCCGGCGCTGTTCCACACCGGCCAGACGGGCATCGGCGCGGGCCTACCCGGCGGGCGCGGGATCAAGCTGCGGTACTCCGACCCGATGCTCCTCGACGACGTCGCCGCCGACTTCCCGGGCCTGACGATCATCATGGCGCACCCCTCGGTGCCCTGGCAGGACGCCGCGATCTCCATCGCCACCCACAAGGCCAACGTCTACATCGACCTGTCCGGCTGGTCACCGAAGTACTTCCCGCCGCAGCTGGTGAAGGCGGCGAACGGGCGGCTCAAGCGCAAGGTGCTGTTCGGCTCGGACTACCCGCTGCTCAAGCCCGACCGCTGGATGGCCGACTTCTCGACGCTCGAGATGAAGCCCGAGGTCGTGCCGCTGATCATGAAGGAGAACGCCATCGTCGCCCTGGGGCTGCGGTGA
- a CDS encoding long-chain fatty acid--CoA ligase, with translation MRNSGLGSWPERRLRMSPQKPAIWFEGTTTTHGEFALAVRRAASVLHDLGVQRGDRVAWLGANHPVGLELLYACGQLGAVWVPVNARLTPPEAQYVLAHSGASLVVHGREHGTTADVLRDQLPAVRTWIAAEPPLEGGADSLDWTTLTAAAAPLLRDEPVTHDDVCLVMYTSGTTGRPKGAVLTHGNMTWACLDQVLSLEGGPDERTLGLAPLFHVGGLNGTVNPTLLRGGCVVLVRGFDPAATLQVISEQRVTSFFAVPTMMDALARQPGFATLDLSALRTVAAAGAPLPLPLLHTWLDRGITVQQAYGMTETAPAGTMLDSADAVAKVGSAGRSQFFVDVRVVRPDGTECAPGEIGEVVVSGPNVMQGYWDAPEATAAVLVDGWYHSGDAGSVDEDGYLTIRDRYKDMIISGGENVYPAEVESTMLELPEVQEVAVIGVPDPYWGEVGLAVVVPTPGTVPDADALRATLRERLAGFKVPKEVRFVDELPKTATGKIRKPDLRQTYSSRSDA, from the coding sequence GTGAGGAACTCCGGGCTCGGGTCCTGGCCCGAGCGCCGGCTGCGGATGTCGCCGCAGAAGCCGGCCATCTGGTTCGAGGGGACGACGACGACGCACGGCGAGTTCGCCCTCGCCGTCCGCCGGGCGGCTTCGGTCCTGCACGACCTGGGCGTCCAGCGTGGCGACCGCGTCGCCTGGCTGGGCGCCAACCACCCCGTCGGCCTCGAACTGCTCTACGCCTGCGGCCAGCTCGGCGCGGTGTGGGTGCCGGTCAACGCACGGCTCACCCCGCCCGAGGCGCAGTACGTGCTCGCCCACTCCGGGGCTTCGCTGGTGGTGCACGGCCGCGAGCACGGGACGACGGCCGACGTGCTGCGGGACCAGCTGCCCGCCGTCCGCACCTGGATCGCCGCCGAGCCGCCGCTCGAGGGCGGCGCCGACAGCCTGGACTGGACGACGCTCACCGCGGCGGCCGCACCGCTGCTCCGCGACGAGCCCGTGACCCACGACGACGTCTGCCTGGTCATGTACACCTCGGGCACCACCGGCAGGCCCAAGGGCGCGGTGCTCACCCACGGCAACATGACGTGGGCGTGCCTGGACCAGGTGCTCAGCCTGGAGGGCGGCCCCGACGAGCGGACGCTGGGCCTGGCCCCGCTGTTCCACGTCGGCGGGCTCAACGGCACGGTCAACCCGACCCTGCTGCGCGGGGGCTGCGTCGTCCTGGTGCGCGGGTTCGACCCGGCCGCGACGCTGCAGGTGATCAGCGAGCAGCGGGTGACGTCGTTCTTCGCCGTCCCCACGATGATGGACGCCCTCGCCCGGCAGCCCGGCTTCGCGACCCTCGACCTCTCCGCCCTGCGGACGGTCGCCGCGGCAGGGGCTCCCCTGCCGCTGCCGCTGCTGCACACCTGGCTCGACCGCGGGATCACCGTGCAGCAGGCCTACGGCATGACCGAGACCGCACCGGCCGGCACGATGCTGGACAGCGCGGACGCGGTGGCCAAGGTGGGGTCGGCCGGGAGGTCGCAGTTCTTCGTCGACGTCCGGGTGGTGCGGCCCGACGGCACCGAGTGCGCGCCCGGCGAGATCGGCGAGGTGGTCGTCTCCGGCCCCAACGTGATGCAGGGCTACTGGGACGCCCCCGAGGCGACCGCCGCCGTGCTCGTGGACGGCTGGTACCACTCCGGGGACGCCGGGTCGGTCGACGAGGACGGCTACCTGACCATCCGGGACCGCTACAAGGACATGATCATCTCCGGCGGGGAGAACGTGTACCCGGCCGAGGTGGAGTCCACGATGCTGGAGCTGCCAGAGGTGCAGGAGGTCGCCGTCATCGGCGTGCCCGACCCGTACTGGGGCGAGGTCGGCCTGGCCGTCGTCGTCCCCACGCCCGGCACCGTGCCCGACGCCGACGCCCTCCGCGCCACGCTGCGGGAACGGCTCGCCGGGTTCAAGGTGCCCAAGGAGGTCCGGTTCGTCGACGAGCTCCCCAAGACCGCGACCGGCAAGATCCGCAAGCCCGACCTACGCCAGACGTACTCATCGAGGAGTGACGCATGA
- a CDS encoding MaoC family dehydratase, producing the protein MTTTTTIADLPGLKGTELGTSDWYEITQEAVNTFADATGDHQWIHIDVERAKAESPFGGPIAHGFLTLSLLVPLATQTYTITDAVMGVNYGLNKVRFPAPVPVGSRVRATATLANVEEVAGGVQNTLSVVIEREGGDKPVCIAEWVTRAYGQPA; encoded by the coding sequence ATGACCACCACCACGACGATCGCCGACCTGCCGGGCCTGAAGGGCACCGAGCTGGGCACCAGCGACTGGTACGAGATCACCCAGGAGGCGGTCAACACCTTCGCCGACGCCACCGGTGACCACCAGTGGATCCACATCGACGTCGAGCGCGCCAAGGCCGAGAGCCCGTTCGGCGGGCCGATCGCGCACGGGTTCCTCACCCTGTCGCTGCTGGTGCCGCTGGCCACCCAGACCTACACGATCACCGACGCCGTCATGGGCGTGAACTACGGGCTGAACAAGGTCCGCTTCCCCGCGCCGGTGCCGGTGGGCTCGCGGGTGCGGGCCACGGCCACCCTGGCGAACGTCGAGGAGGTGGCCGGCGGGGTGCAGAACACCCTGTCGGTCGTCATCGAGCGCGAGGGCGGCGACAAGCCGGTCTGCATCGCCGAGTGGGTCACCCGCGCCTACGGCCAGCCCGCCTGA
- a CDS encoding MarR family transcriptional regulator yields the protein MAGEGTGSPVDPGRLPRAAAGRVEYVAQRLARALTRSTDAIAARHGVSVPEYRVLLLLSDQVPRSNAELARLSFVSAQATHLVLADLVARGLAERGAHPENRRIRLVRLTDQGAAVLEACLADVVAVEDRLHAGMPQPERDLLLSALTRAAETLAGGHFGDLHSEREATERRRHRP from the coding sequence GTGGCAGGTGAGGGCACAGGGTCCCCGGTCGATCCCGGTCGTCTGCCCCGGGCGGCCGCGGGCCGGGTGGAGTACGTCGCCCAGCGGCTGGCGCGGGCGCTGACCCGGTCCACCGACGCGATCGCCGCCCGGCACGGCGTGAGCGTCCCGGAGTACCGGGTGCTGCTGCTGCTCAGCGACCAGGTGCCCCGCTCCAACGCCGAGCTCGCCCGGTTGTCGTTCGTGTCCGCCCAGGCCACCCACCTGGTGCTGGCCGACCTGGTGGCGCGGGGTCTGGCCGAGCGGGGGGCCCACCCGGAGAACCGCCGGATCCGGTTGGTCCGGCTCACCGACCAGGGCGCCGCCGTCCTGGAGGCCTGTCTGGCCGACGTGGTCGCCGTGGAGGACCGCCTGCACGCCGGCATGCCCCAGCCCGAGCGCGACCTCCTGCTGTCGGCCCTCACCCGGGCCGCGGAGACCCTGGCCGGCGGCCACTTCGGCGACCTGCACTCCGAGCGCGAGGCGACGGAGCGACGCCGACACCGGCCCTGA
- a CDS encoding winged helix-turn-helix transcriptional regulator — protein sequence MEELMDRPLSEDLGFLLSRASGAVVRTTNAALVEHGLRVRQYSVLVLACETADGVSQRTLATVLGLDPSQVVLLVDELTAAGLVERRPDPADRRTRLVVATAAGRRVRGLAGTAAAAAVESPMALLDEADRQVLRELLTRIWSATT from the coding sequence ATGGAGGAACTCATGGACAGACCGTTGAGCGAGGACCTGGGCTTCCTGCTCTCCCGGGCCAGTGGCGCGGTCGTCCGGACGACGAACGCCGCCCTGGTCGAGCACGGGCTGCGTGTGCGGCAGTACTCGGTGCTGGTGCTCGCCTGCGAGACGGCCGACGGGGTGAGCCAGCGCACACTGGCCACCGTGCTGGGTCTGGACCCCTCCCAGGTGGTCCTGCTGGTCGACGAGCTGACCGCCGCGGGCCTGGTCGAGCGGCGGCCCGACCCCGCCGACCGCCGCACCCGGCTCGTGGTCGCCACCGCCGCCGGACGTCGGGTGCGGGGCCTGGCCGGCACCGCGGCCGCGGCAGCCGTCGAGTCGCCGATGGCCCTGCTGGACGAGGCCGACCGGCAGGTCCTGCGCGAGCTGCTCACCCGGATCTGGTCGGCCACCACCTGA
- a CDS encoding DinB family protein, which produces MSEHELWLRSIAEQRAAFRGAVSGLTEEQARSVPSASGLSLAALVKHAVWAEDTWVGARVGGVVPDEGPAGWVAGFELTAEDTVPALLARWDAAAVRTEQVVRAEPDLDRPVPLSAETRQYVDPTAEPTVRWVLLHLVEELARHAGHADVVRESIDGKGAADLAQP; this is translated from the coding sequence ATGAGCGAGCACGAGCTGTGGCTGCGGTCGATCGCCGAGCAGCGGGCCGCGTTCCGGGGTGCGGTCTCGGGGCTGACCGAGGAGCAGGCCCGCTCGGTGCCCAGCGCCAGCGGCCTGTCGCTGGCCGCGCTGGTGAAGCACGCGGTCTGGGCCGAGGACACCTGGGTCGGGGCGCGCGTCGGCGGGGTCGTGCCCGACGAGGGCCCGGCCGGGTGGGTGGCCGGGTTCGAGCTCACCGCCGAGGACACGGTGCCCGCCCTGCTGGCCCGCTGGGACGCCGCCGCCGTCCGCACCGAGCAGGTCGTGCGCGCCGAGCCCGACCTGGACCGGCCGGTGCCGCTCAGCGCGGAGACCCGGCAGTACGTCGACCCGACCGCCGAGCCGACCGTGCGCTGGGTCCTGCTGCACCTGGTCGAGGAGCTGGCCCGGCACGCCGGGCACGCCGACGTCGTCCGGGAGTCGATCGACGGCAAGGGCGCCGCCGACCTCGCTCAGCCCTGA
- a CDS encoding SDR family oxidoreductase yields MELTGKVAVVTGSGRGLGLAYAQELARRGAAVVVNDVDAEVAEAAVQSITAAGGSAVAEVVPVGSSETAQALVDRAVAEFGRLDVLVNNAGILRDTTLWKMTDDQFDAVITTHLRGTFTCTRAAAVKLREQGEGGRVICIGSPTGQVGNFGQTNYAAAKAGIVGMVRTWAMELARAEITVNAVVPVAATAMTETVPFLEPYVTALKAGEQLPPYARQQLAFGSADDVAGLIAFLASDAAAGITGQAVGIGGDRLALWSHPSEVVVEFADGTGWSADAIAAIWPERFEASKQTVGQQFEPES; encoded by the coding sequence GTGGAGCTGACCGGCAAGGTCGCCGTCGTCACCGGATCCGGGCGGGGCCTCGGCCTCGCGTACGCCCAGGAGCTCGCCCGCCGCGGTGCGGCGGTCGTGGTCAACGACGTCGACGCGGAGGTGGCCGAGGCCGCGGTGCAGTCGATCACCGCCGCCGGGGGCAGCGCCGTGGCCGAGGTCGTGCCGGTGGGCAGCAGCGAGACCGCCCAGGCCCTCGTCGACCGGGCGGTGGCCGAGTTCGGCCGGCTCGACGTGCTGGTCAACAACGCGGGCATCCTGCGCGACACCACGCTGTGGAAGATGACCGACGACCAGTTCGACGCCGTCATCACCACCCACCTGCGCGGCACGTTCACCTGCACCCGGGCCGCCGCGGTGAAGCTGCGCGAGCAGGGCGAGGGCGGGCGCGTCATCTGCATCGGCTCCCCCACCGGTCAGGTCGGCAACTTCGGCCAGACCAACTACGCCGCGGCCAAGGCCGGGATCGTCGGCATGGTGCGCACCTGGGCGATGGAGCTGGCCCGCGCCGAGATCACCGTCAACGCCGTCGTGCCGGTCGCGGCCACCGCGATGACCGAGACGGTGCCCTTCCTCGAGCCCTACGTCACCGCGCTCAAGGCCGGCGAGCAGCTGCCGCCCTACGCCCGCCAGCAGCTGGCCTTCGGCTCCGCCGACGACGTCGCCGGGCTGATCGCGTTCCTGGCCTCGGACGCCGCGGCCGGCATCACCGGGCAGGCCGTCGGCATCGGCGGCGACCGGCTCGCGCTGTGGAGCCACCCGTCGGAGGTCGTCGTCGAGTTCGCCGACGGCACCGGCTGGTCGGCCGACGCCATCGCCGCGATCTGGCCCGAGCGGTTCGAGGCCTCGAAGCAGACCGTCGGCCAGCAGTTCGAGCCGGAGTCCTGA